Genomic segment of Chlamydiota bacterium:
ATCCACTTGGGTGGACTGAAAGTTCATGATGATAAAAATCAAAATGACATATTAAAATTTAAAATGATTTCATGATCTATGACATAGATATATTTTGGATTTTAATTTGTCATTTTTCATTTTGATTTTTAAATTTTGAATTATCTTTATTCCCATACTCTCGTCGTTAAATACTTATCCCCTCCATCAGGGAAAACACCGACAATTAAACCTTCCTTTAATTGACCCGCAACTTTTAAAATTCCGCAGAGCACAGCACCCGATGATTGGCCAACAAGTATTCCCTCTTCTCTAGCCAGTGCCCGAGTCATCTCGTAAGCATCTTCAGTTTCAATCGAAATTTTCTGATCCAAAAATTTTTCATTGTAAATTCCGGGAACAATCGATGAAGCCATGTGCTTCATTCCCTCCAAACCATGAAGCGCATCAGCAGGCTCAACCGCAATGACTTGAATCTTTGAATTGTGAGCCTTGAGCCCTCGTCCTGTTCCCATCACGGTTCCCCCTGTACCTATGCCAGCCACTAAATGAGTCACCTGACCCGAAGTTTGCTCCCAAATTTCCTGGGCCGTCGTTTCTTCATGAGCCTTAGGATTAAAAGCATTGTTGTATTGGTCCGGCATAAAATATTTTGACGGATTTTTCTTAAACCGGCGATGGGCTTCTCGAATGGCACCATCTGAACCTTCCAGGGGATCGGAATAAATGACGTTGGCCCTATAGGCAGCCAAAATTTTCCTTCTTTCTTCACTCACATTTTCAGGCATGACGAGTTCAACTTGATAACCGCGAAAAGCAGCAATCATAGCGTAAGCAATGGCCGTATTTCCAGAAGAAGAGTCTAAGACGACCTTATCGGGGTTAAGTTTTCCAGATTTCTCCCCCTCTAAAATCATCCTCAGGGCAGGACGATCCTTCACAGACCCTCCTGGATTAAACCATTCAGCCTTGATATCAATTTGAATAGAGGGGAACTGAGCTCCTAAACGCTGAAGGCGAATTAAAGGGGTGTTACCGATTAAATCAAGAATTGTCTTAGAATCCATCCTATTTTTCATGGGGGGCGATTTTATAATAAAGGACTAAAGTTTGACAATGAATAACGACCATGAAAATCCAAAAATCAAATATCCCGCCAAAGGCGAGGCTCGCCACAGGCGGAAAAAATCTTGTCGGACAACGTAAAACTTAAAATATCTCCCTTGCAACAGCATTAGAAATTTTAGATTTTAATATGTCATTTTGCATTTTGACTTTTGAATTTTAAATTAAAAAGAGGCTTTGGCCTCCAGTTGTTCTTGCCAGGTACTTCGAATGGCACCAAGGCGATTCAAAACATCTGCGAAAGAAGCTCCATTATCAATTTCACGCATCAGATCATCATTGACTGATCCCAAAAAAGTGACATAATTCTTATTCATTGTAGACATATAAAAATTCTGGAGAATTATGGAAAAGAATATATCTCACTCAAATGGAAATAATTTTACAATAAAAGAATTGACGACTCATCCTTTACCCGCTTCAAAAAAGATTTATCTTCAGGGAACTCGATTTGATATCCAAATTCCGATGAGAGAAATTAGTCTCTCCCCCACACAAACCTCACAAGGGAAAATAGAAGAAAATTTGCCTTTCACCGTTTATGATACCTCGGGTCCCTACACGGATCCAAAAACCTTAATCGACATTCGGAAAGGATTAAAACCCTTTAGGCAGACGTGGATTCTAGAAAGGAAGGATGTAGAGGAACTCCATCAAGTTTCTTCAGAATATGGTCGTAATCGATCCCTTGATCCAACGCTTTCTCATCTTCGTTTTCAACATGTTCGAAAACCTCTTCGAGCCAAAAAGGGAATGAACGTAAGTCAAATGCATTACGCCCGTCAAGGGATCATCACCCCTGAAATGGAGTTTATTGCGATTCGAGAAAATCAAAGGCAAGAAGACTTAAAGTCCGAAAATAGAATTTCAAACCAACACCCTGGAAACAGTTTTGGAGCCAGCATTCCTCGCTACGTTACCCCCGAATTTGTCCGGGATGAGGTGGCAAAAGGCCGAGCTATTATCCCAGCCAATATCAATCATCCTGAACTGGAACCCATGATCATTGGTCGAAATTTCCTCGTTAAAATTAATGCCAATATTGGCAATTCTGCCATTGCCTCCTCTATCGAAGAAGAAGTGGAAAAAATGATTTGGTCTATTCGTTGGGGATCCGATACGGTGATGGATCTTTCGACTGGAAAAAATATTCATGAAACCCGAGAATGGATTTTGCGTAACTCCCCCGTCCCCATGGGAACGGTTCCTATTTACCAGG
This window contains:
- a CDS encoding cysteine synthase, with translation MKNRMDSKTILDLIGNTPLIRLQRLGAQFPSIQIDIKAEWFNPGGSVKDRPALRMILEGEKSGKLNPDKVVLDSSSGNTAIAYAMIAAFRGYQVELVMPENVSEERRKILAAYRANVIYSDPLEGSDGAIREAHRRFKKNPSKYFMPDQYNNAFNPKAHEETTAQEIWEQTSGQVTHLVAGIGTGGTVMGTGRGLKAHNSKIQVIAVEPADALHGLEGMKHMASSIVPGIYNEKFLDQKISIETEDAYEMTRALAREEGILVGQSSGAVLCGILKVAGQLKEGLIVGVFPDGGDKYLTTRVWE